From Malaya genurostris strain Urasoe2022 chromosome 2, Malgen_1.1, whole genome shotgun sequence:
ACTGCAATACCTGAAGGACATCGGAGTGGATGCCACGTggttgagcccaattttttccTCACCACAGGAGGATTTCGGTTACGATGTTAGTGACTTCATCTCGGTGGATCCACTATTCGGGACGAACGCAGACTTGGAGCAACTGTTCGCCGAAGCGAAAAAACTTGGAATTAAAATCATTCTGGATTTTGTCCCCAATCATTCCAGTAATCAACACGACTGGTTCATCAAGTCGGAGCAGAAAATAGCTCCCTACACGGACTACTATGTGTGGCACGAGGGTTTACCGAACCCGGAAGGAGGACGCCCATTAGTTCCTAACAATTGGGTAAGTCGTTGTTGGAATCCCCACGGGTGGAACTTCCGTTATCGTTAATCATGTTTCAGCAATCTGTGTTCTATGGTTCCGCATGGAAATGGAGTGAACACCGTGAGGAGTACTACCTGCACCAATTTGCGATTGGTCAACCAGATTTGAACTTCCGTAATGAAGCGGTGATCGAAGAATTCGACGAAATTTTACGCTTCTGGATGGGTAAGGGTGCCTCCGGATTCCGCATTGATGCCATCAATCACATGTTCGAGGTGGAGGACTTTCGAAATGAACCAATTAACAACCCGGATGATCCGAATAGCTACGGTTATACACATCATATCTACACGAAGGATCTCCCAGAAACGTACAATGTGATTGCCCGTTGGCGTAAACTAATCGATGATTATGTAGAGGCGAACAAATTGGACACGATGTAAGTTCAAGCAATGATGTTCCTGTATTACAGATACCATTCAGGAGTATTTTGTTGATTTCAGTATTATGATGACGGAAGCATATGCCAGTCTTACGATGACTATGAGATATTACGAATCAGAGGATGGAACTCAAGCGAGAGCTCATTTTCCTTTCAATTTCGCTatgattgaaaatttaaatgaaaactcGAATGCAGccgatttcaaatacatcatcgATCGTTGGTTGGAGAACATGCCCCGTGGCAGTGTTGCCAATTGGGTTCTGGGAAATCACGACAAACCTCGCCTTGCCAGTCGTTACGGGCGTGAACGAATCGAAGGAATGGGCTTACTACTGATGTCCTTGCCCGGTGTTGCGGTAGTCTACAATGGTGAAGAAATCGGTATGGAAGATTACCGTGACATCTCCTATGAAGATAGTAAAGATCCTCAAGGTTGCAATCTTGGTCCCGAACGATACAGAGATGGTTCGAGAGATCCTCAGCGAACACCATTCCAGTGGGATGATACATTCAATGCAGGTTTCTCAAAAGCCGATAAGACCTGGCTTCCAATGCATCCTTTGTACAGACAAACCAACCTTCTGAAACAGCAGAAAGCGGATTACAGCACATACAAGTTTTACGGTGAACTTATGAAACTTCGAAAAGACCGAATTTTTACTCAAGGAGAATTCCAATCGCGTGCTTTCAACGACGACGTGTTCGGGTTGGTTCGGTTCATTCGTGAAAACGAGGATCGTGATTTTGATCCGTTCAACATTGTTTTGATCAATCTCGCCGACGAGGAGCATGTGGTAGATGTGAAAGATTTATACCGATTTGTGAATGCAATGGCCACGGTTCGACTGGTGGGAAAGGAATCACGTCACCAAGTCGGGGATACAATTAACGCAACGGCTGTTTCCCTTGGACCATACGAAGCCATCGTGCTCGGGGACATCAGTGCAGCGGTGGGATTgaagttgtcattttatttgattGCAATTTTAGTTTTAAAATACTTATTCATGTAAGCTGATTCTGTTCAATTTTGaattggatatttttatagaatTTAGGTGTAAATAAGTTTCCATTTCCTTGATATTCTGAACCCGACTAAGCCTCCTGCCAAGTGTTGTCAACTTGTGTTCTGAATAAAGGTAAAATCTCGACAAACAACAAAACCGTTGTACCATACTTTTGTAGAAATTTCGGGAGTtatttgatgtatttttttttcagatatattttattaaggcacaatctgttaaagtttatgatgccaagggcttgtccCTGTGGGTCCTCAGGAAACACTCTTGAGTCTTTGAAGATCCGGCGTGTGTCCCTCATCGATGGGAGTGGTTCTTCGTGGCGGTGGTGATGGAAACATGAGAATAATTCTCGTGACATGGAAACATTTCAAAGGTTGCCGCATTCTTTTGTGGGTCCGCGGTAAACACCCCCGGGTTACgagaacccggcgggtggcccgcatgttgactGGGGTGGCTTTCCGTGGGCGTTTGTAATGATGTtgccgaagagaatgaaaaaaaaaacatggagaagtaaatgttgtggaaaacggagtggaaaaaagggtatgggaacgaatgactaaaaacgacaaagatctaattagtttacatcgagatggtgaagagacgggggaaggggtatgcgaaaaagttagtgacagcaagaagatcttgttagtttcgatAGAGATGGTAGACAGGCAGGGGATCgggagaatcgagcggatgttagtgccgaacctgtaggtgaagattattcttaaccTCGCCAAGGAAAGGAGAACTTTCTATGCCAGATGCAATGGATCACACTTTTATAtttatgtgtttaaggtacttgtATATGAGCATCATATATGAAATATCCCGAtttgccaacacatctcgaacagGTACATCAGGTGGtcaataaagacctggcgtcagtATACTCCACGCACGTCCACACgatatgctcgatgtcctgataaccgttaccacaagcgcagagaccgctctatgcgagcccaatacgccggagatgcgcgttgaatgtgtagtgattggacatgagccgagacatcacgcgaatgaaatcgcgactcacgttcatccccctgaaccatggtttcgtcgataccctagggataatggaatgtagccatcgtcccagttcgccattgctccatgaagtttgccaactttcgagagttttctgacgagaaatactgaaaaattcattgaagcagattggtctttcataaatatcaccttccaatgcgcccactttagccaatgagtctgccttttcattgcccggaatggaacaatgcgaagggacccagactaacgatattgaataagaccgtccagataaagttctcaagtgttcccgtattttccccagaaaatatgggggatactttcctggcttcattgcccggagagcttctattgagcttagactgtccgtgacgatgaagtaatggtctttgggcaaggtttcaatgatctcgagggtgtactgaatggcagctaattctgcgacgtaaactgaagccggatcactgagtttgtacgaagcggtgatgttctgattgaagataccgaagcctgtggactcgttgatgtttgatccgtcagtgtaaaacactttttcacagttgactgttctaagtttgttataaaaaatattaggggctacttgagggcgtatgtgattcggaattccacgaatctcttctttcatggatgtgtcgaaaaacacagtagaatcagaagtatccaagaaatgagcacggttggaaacaaacgaagaaggattaatattctgagccatgtaatcaaaatacaaggacataaaacgggtctgagaattgagctcgacaagcctttcgaagttttcaatcaccatcggattcaagatgtcgcatcggattagcaatcgatatgagagatcccagaatcgatttttcaacggtaagacgcccgcaagcacttcgagactcatcgtatgagtcgattgcatgcaacctaaggcaatacgcaaacaacgatactgaattctttccagtttaatgaaatgggtgttcgcggcggatcggaagcagaagcatccatattccattacggacaatatcgttgtttggtacagcctgatcagatctcctgggtgggcaccccaccaagttccggttattgtacgaagaaaattgattctctgttggcatttttgttttagatacctaatgtgacatccccaggtgcctttggagtcgaaccagaccccgagatatttaaatgtgaagacctgagctatggtttcaccccttagttgaagctgtaattgggcTGGCTcttgcttccttgaaaatacaaccagctcagttttctccgtagaagtTATTTGATGTAGTCACTAACTAGAGGTACCAATCTTCAATTAaccaggggaacgtgccacttgagtcaGTTAGCTAATTCCTGAAACTCAGATCCGATTCATTGAAAGCTAAAGGTATTTTGTAAATTTCCTCATGAAGTACGAAAAACTTGACACCCAACCGATATCCTCCTCAATTTATGATCCGTCGATGTCTTAGAACCAACATACTGCAAAAACAAAGCAaattcttggcattacattctttttgtagaatttggcctttttgtttcaacagatttcgcagccgattcttagcgtacagcaaTCATTTTATGGCGATCCTACTGGCActcagaatccttccaggtcggggctacaGTTAACAACAA
This genomic window contains:
- the LOC131429692 gene encoding maltase 1-like; the protein is MVIIRVLWSLLVVLLSTGTYWAQETNQKDWWETAVLYQIYPRSFFDANDDGVGDLNGITAKLQYLKDIGVDATWLSPIFSSPQEDFGYDVSDFISVDPLFGTNADLEQLFAEAKKLGIKIILDFVPNHSSNQHDWFIKSEQKIAPYTDYYVWHEGLPNPEGGRPLVPNNWQSVFYGSAWKWSEHREEYYLHQFAIGQPDLNFRNEAVIEEFDEILRFWMGKGASGFRIDAINHMFEVEDFRNEPINNPDDPNSYGYTHHIYTKDLPETYNVIARWRKLIDDYVEANKLDTIIMMTEAYASLTMTMRYYESEDGTQARAHFPFNFAMIENLNENSNAADFKYIIDRWLENMPRGSVANWVLGNHDKPRLASRYGRERIEGMGLLLMSLPGVAVVYNGEEIGMEDYRDISYEDSKDPQGCNLGPERYRDGSRDPQRTPFQWDDTFNAGFSKADKTWLPMHPLYRQTNLLKQQKADYSTYKFYGELMKLRKDRIFTQGEFQSRAFNDDVFGLVRFIRENEDRDFDPFNIVLINLADEEHVVDVKDLYRFVNAMATVRLVGKESRHQVGDTINATAVSLGPYEAIVLGDISAAVGLKLSFYLIAILVLKYLFM